A region of Antedon mediterranea chromosome 8, ecAntMedi1.1, whole genome shotgun sequence DNA encodes the following proteins:
- the LOC140057716 gene encoding uncharacterized protein, with translation MNHCCRQFGKHQAKQCEAKIKFLTGGDPKKLFDSQHRRRLSTALEFVSVIMKRFKNEEGRQPEEQVPITLKVLTALRNDIINYNLNLATKKVQEAVRKKKPAKYFHWRAGQINVNTCSDDFLLHETLIQIKAANLDIVCMQEVRRIGTGAISHEGYNVYWTGLKIKKMYGVAIAIKQSPHIKVSNVYYVYERLMAIDVTIQNCKLRIVSAYSPTESGSESSKDIFYAKLSKVTRVENNTKLLLMGDFNATSTITTRKSLFDGNLHRFQDTDDISNDNGTRLINYCSDFKLCILNTWFDHPNVHRITWHSNDGVTKKILDYNICDHWLRKYVTDTRVYNNYYLSSDHRILVSNMTTPANKAARWKKHKKKKQSKRANMSKLKDREVRNNVKTKIEEEINKITSPEKTTTTTSTERYTTLMTVLNKAVEEVPKKTRNQNAHPWDGDERLQQLIKERKNINKSIVTYKEEEIKAMQKAIKIRVKELRNEYLYEEASKLNEAHQNRKIFDLWRKAKEHGDVIRKAPKPIKCPGLREHFKDHFNPDQSSLKIPDEISTPPEYIINLRQPEFEMDNEPPSKKEIIDAIGHLKGRKATLDVASEMLQVATENPVFVDHVHRLFEEIWRTKEVPSDWGLSKLTTIWKKKGSPLDPSMYRGISIGSTFSKILMVIILSRFSIFYESQLLRTQFGFRSNRGCNDAIYVIKQIQEIAYRSNRKLYTCFIDLTAAFDHVNRNLLFLSVRNRFHLNQSTTMIDIIQSLYSSTKAYLADDDPSDDKFETSSGVRQGGIESTSMFNQYFDYVIRVFKQRCKDASLDGLMIQYLIPIEATNRAQRCKAPSRGIYDDFESGYADDFAVSSWSQEELQTIVNILNKVCLEFGLRISAPKTETIIWNWKEEVEEYPRCIIQIGGVHINNVTHFRYLGVWATYNDVHIGDQEVKYRINSAKGAFAENRALLTNRTIHLQTRMMFLNGLVRSRLTYGCHAWRATGSEMSKLSTTYKTFLRRMLVNGFQRVCPPNHVDISSDEETDENYIDWRYVIDNDDLYKITGCQPLEEYVYKQQFNWIGHMR, from the exons ATGAATCATTGCTG CCGACAATTTGGCAAACACCAGGCAAAACAATGTGAGGCCAAGATCAAGTTTTTGACAGGAGGTGATCCCAAAAAATTATTTGATTCTCAACACCGCAGAAG ATTAAGTACAGCGCTTGAGTTTGTTTCTGTCATTATGAAGcgctttaaaaat GAAGAGGGCAGACAACCTGAGGAACAAGTTCCTATAACCTTAAAGGTTTTGACCGCTCTAAGAAAcgacattataaattataatttgaatttAGCAACTAAA AAAGTACAAGAAGCAGTTAGGAAAAAAAAGCCTGCAAAATATTTTCATTGGCGAGCAGGACAGATTAATGTTAATACCTGCTCAGATGACTTCTTACTACATGAAACCCTCATTCAAATTAAAGCAGCAAACCTTGACATCGTGTGTATGCAGGAAGTGAGACGGATTGGTACCGGTGCAATCTCACATGAGGGCTACAATGTATACTGGACTGGACTGAAAATCAAAAAGATGTATGGGGTTGCTATTGCCATCAAACAGTCACCCCATATCAAAGTGTctaatgtttattatgtttatgaaCGTCTAATGGCAATAGACGTCACAAtacaaaattgtaaattaagAATTGTGTCTGCGTACTCTCCTACGGAATCCGGTTCAGAATCATCAAAGGATATTTTCTATGCAAAACTCTCCAAAGTAACAAGAGTCGAGAACAACACAAAACTCTTACTGATGGGAGACTTTAATGCAACATCAACAATAACAACCAGAAAATCACTCTTTGATGGAAACCTACATAGATTTCAAGACACAGATGACATTAGTAACGACAATGGCACAAGACTCATCAACTACTGCTCTGACTTCAAGCTATGCATACTGAACACCTGGTTTGACCATCCAAATGTTCATCGGATCACTTGGCATAGCAACGATGGTGTTACAAAGAAAATACTAGATTACAACATATGTGATCACTGGTTGAGGAAGTATGTTACTGACACAAGAGTCTATAACAACTATTATCTTTCGTCGGATCATAGAATCCTTGTGAGTAATATGACAACACCAGCCAACAAAGCAGCCAGGTGGAAGaagcataaaaagaaaaaacagagCAAGAGAGCCAACATGAGTAAACTTAAAGATCGAGAAGTaagaaataatgttaaaacaaagatagaagaagaaattaataaaattacttCTCCTGAAAAGACAACAACCACTACATCAACTGAGCGCTATACAACACTTATGACAGTGCTAAATAAGGCAGTTGAAGAAGTCCCGAAGAAAACAAGAAACCAAAATGCTCATCCCTGGGATGGTGATGAAAGACTACAACAgcttataaaagaaagaaagaatattaaCAAAAGCATAGTTACCTACAAAGAAGAGGAGATCAAGGCTATGCAGAAAGCAATTAAGATAAGGGTGAAGGAACTACGGAATGAATATTTGTATGAAGAAGCAAGCAAGTTAAATGAAGCCcaccaaaatagaaaaatatttgatttatggaGAAAAGCTAAGGAGCACGGTGATGTTATAAGAAAAGCACCAAAGCCTATAAAATGTCCTGGATTACGTGAACActttaaagatcactttaatcCAGACCAATCTAGCCTTAAAATCCCAGATGAAATTAGCACACCTCCAGAATATATTATCAACCTGAGACAACCAGAATTTGAGATGGACAATGAACCTCCGTCcaagaaagaaattattgatgCAATCGGACATCTAAAAGGTCGCAAAGCTACCCTAGATGTCGCTTCTGAAATGTTGCAAGTCGCCACAGAGAACCCAGTATTCGTCGACCATGTACATAGACTGTTTGAGGAAATTTGGAGAACGAAAGAAGTACCAAGTGATTGGGGACTGTCCAAATTAACAaccatttggaaaaaaaaaggcAGTCCACTTGATCCATCAATGTATAGAGGAATATCAATTGGGTCTACATTTTCAAAGATACTTATGGTTATCATTCTTTCACGTTTTTCCATCTTTTATGAAAGTCAACTTCTACGCACACAGTTTGGATTCAGGTCCAACAGAGGGTGCAATGATGCTATATATGTAATCAAGCAGATCCAGGAAATTGCGTATCGCTCAAATCGCAAACTCTATACATGCTTCATTGATTTAACAGCAGCATTCGACCATGTGAATCGTAATCTTCTTTTCCTAAGCGTTCGTAATAGGTTTCACTTAAACCAGTCTACTACTATGATTGACATTATACAATCACTGTACAGCTCAACGAAAGCATACCTTGCTGACGACGATCCGAGTGATGATAAGTTCGAAACATCTTCTGGGGTGCGACAGGGTGGTATTGAGAGTACCAGCATGTTTAACCAATATTTTGATTACGttattagagtgttcaaacaaCGCTGTAAAGATGCTAGTTTGGATGGCCTAATGATACAATACCTAATTCCTATTGAAGCTACAAATCGTGCTCAAAGATGTAAAGCACCATCAAGGGGCATCTATGACGACTTTGAAAGTGGCTATGCTGACGACTTTGCTGTAAGCTCCTGGTCACAAGAAGAACTGCAAACCATTGTGAACATCTTGAATAAAGTTTGTCTGGAATTTGGTCTAAGAATTAGTGCCCCCAAAACAGAAACCATTATATGGAACTGGAAAGAGGAAGTTGAAGAATACCCAAGATGCATCATACAAATTGGCGGCGTACACATTAACAACGTAACACACTTTAGATACCTTGGTGTATGGGCTACCTACAATGATGTTCATATTGGAGATCAAGAAGTAAAATACAGAATCAATTCAGCCAAAGGAGCATTTGCAGAGAATAGGGCATTGCTTACCAACAGAACAATCCACCTACAAACAAGAATGATGTTTCTTAATGGTCTAGTTAGGAGTAGACTCACCTATGGTTGCCATGCTTGGAGGGCAACAGGAAGTGAAATGTCCAAACTTAGCACAACATACAAAACCTTCCTAAGAAGAATGCTAGTGAATGGCTTTCAAAGAGTCTGCCCACCAAACCATGTAGACATATCCTCAGATGAAGAAACAGATGAAAACTATATAGACTGGCGTTACGTAATTGATAATGACGATCTCTACAAAATTACTGGCTGTCAACCGCTAGAAGAATATGTCTACAAGCAACAATTCAACTGGATCGGACat atgaGATGA
- the LOC140056717 gene encoding zinc finger protein 862-like isoform X1 has translation MTEVIDEHLMRIHYLYRNSPKRLRELREIGRRIEKTVVKPPKASGTRWIAHRLAATEAMMRNIHAITVHLEDQASGQRRDIRGDDQNRIKGYLKTLKSEKFKVYIHLYAVILRILARLSLSLQKTGRTVGEVKVEVMSCMAEMNALCNKTDIQLRLLGGQTPSDDEDDEQLALAQVPSLHDMKGTYTTIKQCLSERFDNLVSSKELGAMLVFEPTNWQEEDIDALHLYGADEVNLLVENYRHSLIMNGCNIDNVLVQFNNLKLDATLNKYITTFTSFWQMIIRKKRDRYNDLLHLVVIIMAIPISTSNVERTFSAIKRILGDWRLVLKATTVEALLRITSEGVDPMKFDAAPVVERWRDQGPKLMML, from the exons gtcATTGATGAACATTTAATGAGGATACACTATTTGTATCGTAATTCACCAAAAAGACTAAGGGAGTTGAGGGAAATAGGAAGGAGGATTGAGAAGACGGTAGTAAAGCCACCAAAGGCATCTGGAACACGGTGGATTGCTCACAG GCTTGCAGCAACAGAGGCCATGATGCGCAACATACATGCTATAACTGTGCATTTAGAAGATCAGGCTTCAGGACAGAGACGTGATATCAGAGGTGATGACCAGAACCGAATAAAGGGTTATTTAAAGACTTTAAAGTCTGAAAAGTTTAAAGTGTACATTCATCTCTATGCCGTAATTTTACGAATCCTTGCTAGATTATCTCTATCCCTTCAGAAGACCGGGAGAACTGTTGGTGAGGTAAAGGTGGAGGTTATGTCATGCATGGCAGAGATGAATGCATTGTGCAACAAAACTGACATCCAATTAAGACTGCTAGGAGGTCAGACCCCTTccgatgatgaagatgatgagcAGCTGGCTCTTGCTCAAGTTCCAAGTTTGCATGACATGAAAGGTACATACACCACCATCAAACAATGTTTGAGTGAACGGTTTGATAACCTTGTTTCTTCAAAGGAGCTTGGTGCAATGTTAGTATTTGAACCTACTAATTGGCAAGAAGAAGATATTGATGCCCTTCATTTGTATGGAGCAGATGAAGTGAATTTGTTAGTGGAAAATTACAGACATTCCTTAATCATGAATGGCTGCAATATTGACAACGTCCTTGTTCAATTCAACAATTTGAAACTAGATGCCACCCTCAACAAATACATTACAACATTCACATCATTTTGGCAAATGATCATAAGAAAAAAGAGGGATCGATATAATGACCTACTACATCTTGTAGTAATAATCATGGCTATCCCAATTTCAACATCCAATGTAGAAAGAACTTTTTCAGCTATTAAACGCATCCTAGGAGATTGGCGACTCGTGTTGAAGGCAACTACAGTAGAGGCTCTTTTGCGTATTACTAGTGAGGGTGTAGATCCAATGAAGTTTGATGCAGCACCAGTAGTTGAGAGATGGAGGGACCAAGGGCCAAAGTTGATGATGTTATAG
- the LOC140057715 gene encoding uncharacterized protein, producing the protein MEQNKNNNQNKEHIASYMHHSLRTQDKYYKATQRISEAVEAKKIINQMKESLSSRKTRYIFTEMDIGLLKTLYSDVLKNKITMAKVEAIYDKNVSIQHMSLKCVMTS; encoded by the exons ATGGAACAAAATAAGAACAACAATCAAAATAAGGAGCATATTGCTTCGTACATGCACCATTCGCTAAGAACTCAAGACAAGTACTACAAAGCGACACAAAGAATAAGTGAGGCTGTTGAagctaaaaaaattattaatcaaaTGAAAGAATCT CTGAGCAGTCGAAAAACCAGATACATTTTCACTGAAATGGACATCGGACTTTTGAAAACACTCTACAGTGATGTcctcaaaaacaaaattacaatggCCAAG gttGAAGCcatttatgataaaaatgtttCAATACAACATATGTCATTGAAATGTGTTATGACAAGCTAA
- the LOC140056717 gene encoding zinc finger protein 862-like isoform X2 — translation MRIHYLYRNSPKRLRELREIGRRIEKTVVKPPKASGTRWIAHRLAATEAMMRNIHAITVHLEDQASGQRRDIRGDDQNRIKGYLKTLKSEKFKVYIHLYAVILRILARLSLSLQKTGRTVGEVKVEVMSCMAEMNALCNKTDIQLRLLGGQTPSDDEDDEQLALAQVPSLHDMKGTYTTIKQCLSERFDNLVSSKELGAMLVFEPTNWQEEDIDALHLYGADEVNLLVENYRHSLIMNGCNIDNVLVQFNNLKLDATLNKYITTFTSFWQMIIRKKRDRYNDLLHLVVIIMAIPISTSNVERTFSAIKRILGDWRLVLKATTVEALLRITSEGVDPMKFDAAPVVERWRDQGPKLMML, via the exons ATGAGGATACACTATTTGTATCGTAATTCACCAAAAAGACTAAGGGAGTTGAGGGAAATAGGAAGGAGGATTGAGAAGACGGTAGTAAAGCCACCAAAGGCATCTGGAACACGGTGGATTGCTCACAG GCTTGCAGCAACAGAGGCCATGATGCGCAACATACATGCTATAACTGTGCATTTAGAAGATCAGGCTTCAGGACAGAGACGTGATATCAGAGGTGATGACCAGAACCGAATAAAGGGTTATTTAAAGACTTTAAAGTCTGAAAAGTTTAAAGTGTACATTCATCTCTATGCCGTAATTTTACGAATCCTTGCTAGATTATCTCTATCCCTTCAGAAGACCGGGAGAACTGTTGGTGAGGTAAAGGTGGAGGTTATGTCATGCATGGCAGAGATGAATGCATTGTGCAACAAAACTGACATCCAATTAAGACTGCTAGGAGGTCAGACCCCTTccgatgatgaagatgatgagcAGCTGGCTCTTGCTCAAGTTCCAAGTTTGCATGACATGAAAGGTACATACACCACCATCAAACAATGTTTGAGTGAACGGTTTGATAACCTTGTTTCTTCAAAGGAGCTTGGTGCAATGTTAGTATTTGAACCTACTAATTGGCAAGAAGAAGATATTGATGCCCTTCATTTGTATGGAGCAGATGAAGTGAATTTGTTAGTGGAAAATTACAGACATTCCTTAATCATGAATGGCTGCAATATTGACAACGTCCTTGTTCAATTCAACAATTTGAAACTAGATGCCACCCTCAACAAATACATTACAACATTCACATCATTTTGGCAAATGATCATAAGAAAAAAGAGGGATCGATATAATGACCTACTACATCTTGTAGTAATAATCATGGCTATCCCAATTTCAACATCCAATGTAGAAAGAACTTTTTCAGCTATTAAACGCATCCTAGGAGATTGGCGACTCGTGTTGAAGGCAACTACAGTAGAGGCTCTTTTGCGTATTACTAGTGAGGGTGTAGATCCAATGAAGTTTGATGCAGCACCAGTAGTTGAGAGATGGAGGGACCAAGGGCCAAAGTTGATGATGTTATAG